The sequence CCAGTCCCTGGTCCTGGCGGCAACCCTCGGCATCGACGCCACGACCCTTGCCAAGTCCCCGTACTGGATCCATCCCGCGCTCACCGAGGTCGTGGAGAACGCCCTCCTCGACCTGGACCTGTGAGCCCGGCCGCCGACATCCCCGGCTTGCCGGGGCCGGGGAGTTCCGCGTCGACCTTCCGGCCGCCGGGCGCCCGGCGGAACCGGTCGTGTGCCCGGGCCACCGCCGCGCCGCGGTCGGGGTCGTAGGAGAGCGGACCCCGATGCCACGGGATCAGCGCCTCCGGCCCCGGCCCCGCTCGCGGGTCGCCCACCCGTGGCCGATGCCCGCGATGTGGAGCGCGAGCGCCGCGAGACCGATCAGCATGAAGTTGGTCGAGCTGAACACTTCGTTGGTGCTGATGGTGGCGGCATTGATCAGGAACGCGATGAAGAACAGCACTGCGGCGGTGATGCCGAGCATGTCCATGCCCCTTTCGGTCGGTGACGACCGCGTTCCCCGTGCGGGCCGGATCATGAGTGTCTGCTCCGCCAGGATTTCGCCGGGTCGCGGAGGAACGATGGGGACCACCAGAGGCGTGAACGTTCATGTCGCCGCATCCCGTCGAGGCGACATGAACTTCCTGGCCCGCGTGCGGGAGCTCGCCGGTGACAAGCCCGTGGGGTTCAAGCTGTGCGTCGGCTCGCGCCGCGGGTTCCTCGCCGTGTGCAAGGCCCTGCGGGAGGCGGACCTCACCCCCGATTTCATCCGGCCCGCGCCCCCCACATGCCGCTCCGGCTGGTGGATCCGCCCACCGTCCGCTCGTACGCCGAACCGTACGTCTGGCCCGCCCCCGGGGAACTGATCGCTTCGCCGCTCGAAAGCTGGGCAGCCGACGGGAAGGCGGCCGACCCCGGCCGCTGCACCCACTCCACCCGCTGAACCGGCAAACGAAGGGCAGTCCCGTGGCACGCACCGTCGCCCACGTCATCGTCGACGCACTCGAGGAACTCGGCGTCCAGCACGTCTTCGGCGTTGTCGGAGACGCCCTGAACCCCCTGACCGACGCCATCCGCACATCCGTCGGCCTGAGCTGGGTCGGCTGCCGGCACGAGGAGGCCGCGGCCTTCGCCGCCTCGGCGCAGTCCCAACTCTCCGGGACCCTCGGAGTGTGCATGGGCACCGTGGGACCTGGATCCGTGCACCTGCTCAACGGTCTCTACGACGCCGCCAAGAGCCGTACGCCCGTCCTGGCCATCTGTGGCCAGGTCCCCCTCGCCGAGATCGGCAGCGACTACTTCCAGGAGGTCGACAACGACCTGCTCTTCCGCGACGTCGCCGTCCACCGGGCCACCGTCACCTCCCCGGACCAGATGCCGCGCCTGCTCGAATCGGCCGTACGCGCCGCTGTGACCCAGGGCGGAGTGGCCGTCCTGACCATCCCCGGCGACCTGGGCGACCAGGAGCTGAGCGACGACAGGCCCACCCGGTTCGCCCTGGACCGTGCCGTCACCCGGCCCGATGACCCCGCCCTCGCCCGGGCCGCCGAGCTGCTGAACGACGCGGCCCGGGTGACCCTCCTCGTCGGCCAAGGCGCCCGCGAGGCCCGTACCGAGGTCCTGCGGACCGCCGAGCTGCTGGCGGCGCCCATGGTGCTCACGCTGAAGGCGAAGGAGGGCTTCGAGGACGACAACACCTTCCAGGTGGGCCAGACCGGCCTCATCGGCAACCCCGCCGCCGCCCACGCGCTCGACAGCGGGGACGTGCTCTTCATGCTGGGGACCGACTTCCCCTACCGGGAGTGGTACCCGAAGGACGCCAAGGTGATCCAGGTCGACTCCCGCGAGGACCACCTGGGACGCCGCACCCCCGTGGACGTGGGCCTGGCCGGCGACGTCGGCGCCACGCTGCGGGCCCTGCTGCCGCTGCTGAAGGCGGTCCCCGACCGTGCGCACCTCGACGACGCCCGCAAGCGCTTCCTCCACTGGCAGGAGGGACAGCAGCGGCTGGCCGACCCCGCGCACGAGCACCGCTGGACCGGGAAGCTGCGGGCCGTCCTGGACAACCGCGAGCACGCCATCCGCCCGGAGGCGCTGGCCGCCGCGGTGGACACCTACGCCGACGCCGACGCCGTCTTCACCTCCGACACCGGCATGGCCACCGTCTGGCTCTCCCGCTTCGTCACCATGCGAGGCGACCGCCGCCTGATCGGCTCGTACAACCTCGGCTCGATGGCCAACGCCATGCCCCAGGCCCTCGGTGCCCAGCTGTGGGCGCCGGACCGGCAGATCGTCGCGCTCTGCGGGGACGGCGGGCTGAGCATGCTGCTCGGCGACCTCATGACCATCAAGACGTACGGGCTGCCGGTGAAGCTCGTCGTCTTCGACAACCGCCGCCTGGGCATGGTCAAGCTGGAACAGGAACAGGCAGGCCTACCGGAGTTCGGCACGGAACTCGACAACCCCGATTTCGCCGCGGTCGCCACGGCCCTCGGCCTGACGGGCATCCGGGTCACCGACCCGGCCGAGCTCCACGAGAGCGTGCGCCGGGCTTTCGAGACGCCGGGGCCGGTCCTGCTGGACGTGCTCACCAACCCGGAGGAAGTGGCCGTGCCCGGCAAGCCGACCGTGGCACAGGGCTGGGGTTTCGCCATGGCCAAGGCCAAGGAGCTCCTGCCGGGCCATGAAGGCTGACGGCCACCGCAGGAGGCCGCCCGACCACGACACGCCCGCGAGAAACCATCCGTACGTGCACAACGGGAAAGCCGGGGCAGACGCCGTCCAAGAGGTTGGTCGATCCTTTCATTCACACCGGAGGAGTTGTTTTCACGTGACCGAGCATGTGTGGAGCTACAAGTCGACGTCGGGCCACCTGGCCGGTAGCGATCTCATCGGCTACAAGGTCGAGGCGGTCGACGGCAGCATCGGCAAGGTCGACAAGCACTCCGACGAGGTCGGTGACGCCTACCTGGTGGTCGATACAGGGGTGTGGATCTTCGGCAAGGAAGTGCTCCTGCCGGCCGGTACCGTGATCTCGATCGACCCGGAGCAGCGGACGATCCACGTGGAGCGCACCAAGGAACAGATCAAGGACTCCCCGGAGTTCCACCGGGACACGCACCTCGGCGATCCCGGTTACCGCGAGCAGCTGGCCCTCTATTACGGTCCCGTCGGCCCGTTCGGCGGCCCGTTCGCCTGATGTGCCACGAGGGGGCCCGGACTCGACGAGTCCGGGCCCCCTCCCCGTGCCCGGCGACCCGGAGTGCCGTGGCTGTCCGCAGCACCGTCCGGGTCAGCTCTTCGTACGGCTTCGGAGGCGTCCTCGGGAGTCGAGGCGGGACAGCCGTCGTTGCTCCCGCCGCGCCCACCGGCGCACGCGCTCGGGGTCCAGCGCAGTGCCGTGGCCGACGTGGAGGCGGCTGGGGCCGAGGTCGAGCATGGCGCGCAGGCTCGTGAGGTTGCCCAGCGGGTCGTCATGGAAGGGCGGGTTGGCCGGCTTGCCGGGGATGAGACCCATGAAGGAGTTGGCCACGAGGTCACCGGCGACGAGGTCCCCGTCATCGGTGAGAACGGAGACGGAGCCTGCGGTGTGGCCCGGGGTGGGCATGATCCGTCCCGCCAGCCCGAAGTCCGACAGGTCGGTCTCGCCGCTGATCAGGATCTCGGGTTCGAACGGGTCCGCCGTGACGTGGAGCTTCCTGTTCCTGCTCATCAGGCGGCCCATGGGTCCCGTCGGAAGGTACGGCATCAGCGGTCGGCCGGTGCGGAAGGGTTCGAGGTCGGCGGCGTGCCCGGCGACGGGTGCGCCCGTCAGGCGGTGCAGTTCCGCTGCGGAGCCGAAGTGGTCGATGTGGCCATGAGTGATGACGATCAGGGCGAGGTCGGCGGGGTCCACTCCGTGAGCGGCGATCCGGTCGTGGATGAGGCGTCCGCTGCCCGGCGTTCCGGCGTCGACGAGGACGGGGCGTCGGCCCAGCAGCAGATAGGCGTTGACCGCGTGCTTGCCGAGCACCGGAATCGGAATGATCTTCGTGCCGGACATGATGGCCTTTCCTGGAGGGGCCGGGCGTGGGCACGCCTCGGCCTCCGCCGGCCGCGGGGAGGGGCGGCGGGCGGCGGGCGGTGAGGTGGGCGGTGAGGGACGGGCCGATCTCAGCGGAAGCGGCGGCGGTACTCGGCGGGGGTCGTCCCCAGGTGTCGTCGGAAGCATCGGTGGAGGGTCTGCAGGGAGCCGAGGCCGCTGGCGGCGGCCACCTGAGGCAGACCGGCGTCGCCCTCCTCCAGGAGGCGTCGCGCGGCCTCCAGCCGGGCCGACTCGACGTAGGCGGCGGGCGTGGTACCGGTGCGCTGCGCGAAGAGCCGGGAGAAGTGCCGTGTGCTGAGGCTCAGGCGCTGGGCGAGAGCCTCGGCGGAGAGGTCCGCGTCGGGGTGTTCGGTGATCCACCGGCGGAGCTCGCCGATGCGGTCGTCAGCGGGTGCCCGGACGGCAAGGGGCACGCTGAACTGGCTCTGGCCGCCGGAGCGTTTGACGTACATGACCATCATGCGCGCGGTGGCGAGCGCGAGGGCCTGGCCGTGGTCCTCGGCCACCATCGCCAGTGCCATGTCCATCCCCGAGGTGATCCCGGCGCAGGTCCACACCGGGCCGGAGCGGATGAAGATCGGATCGGGGTCCACGTCGACCTCTGGATGCGCGGCGGCCAGTTGAGCCGCCGTGAGCCAGTGGGTGGTGGCGGTCCGGCCGTCCAGCAGGCCGGCCGCGGCCAGCAGATGGGCGCCCGCGCACACGGATCCGGTACGACCCGCCCGCGGCGCCGCCGTACGGAGCCAGTCGGTGACCACCGGATCGACGACGGCCTGGACGCCGCCCCCTTCGGGATGGGTGACCGCTCCGGACACCAGGAGGGTGTCGACGCGGCCGGTCACCTCGTCCAGCCGCAGGTCGGAGTGGATCCGCAGGCCGCTGGAGGTGGCCACCGGAGCGCCGTCCTCCGTGGCGACCTGAACGGAGTAGCCGGGGAAGTCGCCCTCGGAGACCCGGGACGCGACCGAGAACACCTCGGCGGGACCTGTGATGTCCAGGAGCTCCGCGCCGGGGAAGGCGACGATGACGACGCGGTGGGGTGTGGGCATGCGCCGATCCTCGTTCCCCTGTCCCGGTGTCCGCAATGACGAAGTTGTCTCAGATCCGGCCATCCGGCCCGGTGGCGCCCGGGAATCTCACGGCGGGGAGATGGCAGTGCTGTGGCTGCCACGGCTGGTGTGGCCTTCCCGCCCACCACCGTAGCTGTTCGAGACTGATTACCTATCTGTCGAACACGCGAAAATCTATGTTGGCCGGAGTAGACATTGGATGCTGGCCTGGTTATGGTTTCTCTCGTAGCCCAGAGAGACAGCAAGGCCCGGCAGAGATGAACTGCCGAGCGCAGTGCCCGTAAGCGCAGTTCGTAGGACGGTGCGGTGGTGGAGCTCCGAAGCCAGGTTTGTCGCAGCAGGGCGACGGGGCTGACGACCGGACCGGGTGGCCCGCGGTGATCAGGGGCCGCCACGAGCAGTACCGCAGTTGACGCAGCAAGCAGGTTGATCACCGAGGGAAGAACGGAGGAACCACGCCATCAGGATCGCCCGGGCGGAAGTCCTGAGCCCGGGTACCGCAGGACATCGACAGTGAGGTGGTCTCCGGTCAAGCAACCGCGATCCCCGCACCCCCGACATCGTTCAGGTCGGGCACGCGGAAACAGAAGGCCGGCTCGGAACAGGTGCCGGCAGATGGTGTAGAAGTTCCCTCGGGGCCCTGGTGCCGTACGGCATCAGGGCCCCTCCATGTGTTTCGGAAAGAGGTGCAATGACAGCAGAGAATCCGACAGGCCCGCTCGGCGGCCACCTGGACGACGACGACTACCCCGCGTACACCATGGGTCGCGCCGCGGAGATGCTCGGCACCACCCCGGGCTTCCTCCGCGCCATCGGCGAGGCCCGCCTGATCACGCCGCTCCGCTCCGAGGGCGGCCACCGCCGCTACTCCCGCTACCAGCTGCGCATCGCGGCCCGAGCCCGGGAGCTCGTCGATCAAGGAACCCCCGTCGAGGCCGCCTGTCGCATCGTCATCCTCGAGGACCAGCTCGAGGAAGCCCAGCGCCTCAACGCCGAGTACCGCGCCGCCGCAGCGTCGTCCGGCCCGCCGACCGCGGTCTGAGGCGGGCGGGCCCGCCGGTCCCGGTGGGCCGCGCACCCATGCGTGTCGGAGCGTGGTGGTGCTCGTACCCCTCTGCTCGAAAAAGCGTCGCGCCCGAGCCGTCAATATCTGTCACCGCGATGCAAGGATTTACCCGTCCATGCGGAGAGGGTTTTCAGCGCGACGACCACGGTGAATTGCTATTCGCACGCCGACCGCTACGGCATGCTATTGTCGATCTCAGTTGCAGTCGTGGTTCCCAAAACTTCAAGTACCTCCGGCCGGTCTCCGGGCCCTATGGGAGTGCTTCATATTTCCGGGTCATTTTCCGGCGGGGCATCATCGCGGCGACACGGTGTCCGTGCAGTGCGGACGCCGCTGTACTGCCCCAAAGGAGATCTGACATGGCATCTGGCACCGTGAAGTGGTTCAACGCGGCAAAGGGTTTCGGCTTCATCGAGCAGGACGGTGGCGGCGCCGACGTGTTCGCCCACTTCTCGAACATCGCCGCCCAGGGCTTCCGTGAGCTGGCCGAGGGCCAGAAGGTCACCTTCGACATCGCGCAGGGCCAGAAGGGTCCGACGGCCGAGAACATCGTTCCCGCCTGACGCTGACGCGCATTTCGTAGCTGGGGCCCGCATCCTTCGGGGTGCGGGCCCCAGCTGCAGGCATCTCCCGCAGTGGGTTCACCTGCGGGACGCCTCACCAGCCAGAGGCGCTGCTCCGGCATGCGGACCTCTGCCGGACCTGCACCCGAGTCGATCTCGGGGATTTCACGTCCGTCAACACCCCTTTTCATGGCGGCGCCCGCACGGACTCCCTGCGGTCGGCTCCGCTTTCGCATTCAATTCGGCCCGTTCTTGCGATTCCTCGCGCTGTTCTCATGCTGCCGGAATTCCTTGATGCGCGCCGTATCGAGGAAGGTTCTGAATGAACCCCGTACGTACGAACAACCGCTCCGCTCGCACCCGCGGCCGCACCGGTGGCCCCGCTTTCGGCTCCACCGCCGGTTCAGGCCGGGGCAGCCGCTTCGGTTCCCCCGCCCCGAGCCGTTCGGGTGGCTCGAGTCGTTCGGGTGGCCCGAGTCGTTCGGGTGGGTACGGTCGTCGGCCTGCCGCGGTGCAGGGCGAGTTCGCCCTGCCCGAGACGATCACTCCCGCGCTGCCCGCGGTCGAGGCTTTCGCCGATCTGGCCATGCCCGCGGAGCTGCTGGCCGCACTCGCCGTGCAGGGTGTGACGGTGCCGTTCCCGATCCAGGGTGCGACCCTGCCGAACTCCCTGGCCGGCCGTGACGTGCTCGGTCGCGGGCGGACCGGCTCGGGCAAGACTTTGGCGTTCGGGCTGGCGCTGCTGGCCCGTACGGTCGGCCGGCGTGCCGAGCCCCGTCAGCCGCTCGCGCTGATCCTCGTGCCGACCCGCGAGCTCGCCCAGCAGGTCACCGACGCCCTCACCCCGTACGCCCGTGCGGTCAGGCTGCGGCTGGCCACGGTCGTCGGCGGGATGCCGATCGGCCGGCAGGCGGGTGCGCTGCGTGGCGGCGCCGAGGTCGTGGTCGCCACGCCGGGCCGGCTGAAGGACCTCATCGACCGCGGTGACTGCCGACTCGACCAGGTCGCGATCACCGTCCTGGACGAGGCCGACCAGATGGCCGACATGGGCTTCATGCCGCAGGTCACCGCACTGCTGGACCAGGTGCGCCCCGAGGGTCAGCGGATGCTGTTCTCCGCCACCCTCGACCGCAACGTCGACCTGCTGGTGCGCCGCTATCTGAGCGACCCGGTCGTGCATTCGGTGGACCCGTCCGCGGGAGCCGTCACGACGATGGAGCACCACGTGCTGCACGTGCAGGGCGCCGACAAGCACCGCACGACGACGGAGATCGCGGCCCGGGAGGGCCGGGTGATCATGTTCCTGGACACCAAGCACGCCGTCGACCGGCTGACCCAGGACCTGCTGAACAGCGGTGTGCGGGCCGCCGCCCTGCACGGTGGGAAGTCGCAGCCGCAGCGCACGCGTACCCTGGCGCAGTTCAAGACCGGGCACGTCAGCGTGCTCGTCGCCACGAACGTCGCCGCCCGTGGCATCCACGTCGACAACCTCGACCTGGTCGTCAACGTGGATCCGCCGACCGACCACAAGGATTACCTGCACCGTGGTGGGCGTACCGCCCGTGCCGGGGAATCCGGCAGTGTCGTCACGCTGGTCACCCCGAACCAGCGCCGCGACATGACCCGCCTGATGGCCGCTGCCGGGATCGTCCCGCAGACCACCCAGGTCCGCTCCGGCGAAGAGGCCCTGACCAGGATCACCGGCGCCCAGGCCCCCTCCGGCATCCCCGTCACCATCACCGCCCCGACGCCCGACAAGCCCAAGCGCGGCACGGCCTCCCGCGGCCGACGCGGTCCCGCTTCGGCAGCCCGGCGCTTGGACGTGCGCCGGGCCGCGTTCAACGCGGCGGCGGCCTGAGAACCACGTGATCAGGAAACTGACCCATCTCTGCAGGAGGCACCTTTTGACGCTCGTCCAGACGCAGTTCCGCTCGGTGCGTGCCAACCCTGCGCACCAGGCGGTGGGAGATGCCATGGAAGCCGCCTGGCCACAGGTCTGCGACGACATGACGGTCGAAGTGGCCTTGTCCGTCATGGCCAGTGCCCGCACCGGACATCTGCTGGTCTGTGACGAGGACGGTCTGTGCGCCGGTCTGGTGACCCCGGTCCAGCTCGCGGCCGTCCGAGACGGCGACGCGTACACGGACCGAATCCGGCTGCGCGACGTCCTCGCCGACCGCGGGCCGTCCACCTCGCCCCTCACCACGACGGCCGAAGCCGAGCACGCGATGCGCTACCGCCGCATCGACGCCTTGCCCGTCGTCGACGAACAAGGCAGTGCCCTGGGCGTCCTCGCCCTCGCACGCTGAACCGCCTCACCGCGGTCGGGACCGTGCCCTCGGCGCCCCGCTGACCGTCCGACCGACGGGACAGGGGCGGGGCCCGCCCCCGATCGCGTCGGCAGTGCTGACGTCCAGACCGATGGACAGGATGACCCCATGGATGTCCTCCGTAGGAACAACGTGAAGGTCACCGGATCACCCGGCAGCCCGGCGGTGATGCCGGCGCACGGGTTCGGCTGCGATCAGAACATGTGGCGCCTGGTGGCGCCGGCGCCGGCCGAGGAATTCCAGGTGCTCCTGTTCGACTACGTCGGATCGGGCGGCTCCGACCCATCCGCTTGGAGCGCCGAACGCTACGGGTCGCTGGACGGATACGCCCGCGACGTGGTCGAGGTGTGCGAGCTCTCGACCTGCGGGACGTGGCCTTCGTCGGGCATTCGGTCAGCGCGATGATCGGGGTACGCGCGGCGGCCACCGCCCCCGAGCGGTTCTCCTCCCTGGTCATGGTCGACCCCTCCCCGTGCTACATCGACGACGACACCTACCGCGGCGGCTTCAGTGTCGAAGACATAGACGAATTGCTGGAGTCGCTCGAGTCGAACCACCTCGGCTGGTCGGCCACCATGGCGCCGGTGATCATGGCCAACCCCGAACGTCCCGAACTGGGGGAGGAGCTGACCAACAGTTTCTGCGCCACCGATCCGGCGATCGCCCGCGTCTTCGCCCGCACCACGTTCCTCTCCGACAGCCGTGCCGACCTGAAGTCGGTGGACGTACCGACGCTGGTACTGGAATGCGCCCAGGACGTGATCGCGCCCCGTGAGGTCGGCGGCTACGTCCACGCGGCCATCCCCGGATCTGACATGAGCACCCTGACGTCACCGCCCGAGACGCCGCCACCGGCCCCGTCCTGGAAATCGCCGGCGACCTCGACTACGACCAGGCCCCCCGCCTTCGACAAGCGGTGACAGCCCTCAGCCTGGAGCCGGAACAGTGCCTCGTGCTGGACCTCTCCGGCATACGTTTCTGCGACTCCAGCGGCATCACCGCCCTCATCGTCGCTCGCAACCACGCCGTCGCCGCCCGGGCGGACATCGCCCTGGCAGCCGTCCCCGACAACACGATCCGCATCCTGCGCATCGTCGGGCTCGACCGGGTCTTCACCATCCACCCCGACGTCGGCACGGCCACGACACACCGACCGGCCACCGGCGGTCCCTGACGACGGAGGTGCCGCAGGAGGTGCCCGTTCGGAAGGTGCGACCCGAACGGGCAACGCCGCGGAGAAGGTTCTCGGCGGTTGCCCGGCAACCTTTCTGGCTCCGGCGGCAACTGAGGGGTGAACAGCGCACCCCACCCCAAGGAGCCGCCGCCCATGTCCGCTTCCCCCCACCGTCGCCCCACCGGACGTCGAAGGCTCGCCCTGGCCGGAGCCGCCACCCTGGTCGCCGCCGGTCTCGGCGCCGTTCCGCTGGTCGTGAGGGCCGATGCCGTGGCACCCGCCGACCTCGCGCACGGCGTGCTGCCCGCCCGGGACGGCTGGGCCGCGAGCGGCTCGGGCACCACCGGCGGCCGGGCCGCGGACGCGGCTCACGTCTTCACCGTCTCCACCCGCGCCGAGCTGGTGAGAGCCCTGAGCGCGGGCCCGGCCGGAGCCCCGCGCATCATCCGCGTCAAGGGCCTGATCCACGCCGACGCCGACGACAGCGGGAAGCCGCAGAGCTGCGCCGACCACGCCGCGGGCACCGGCTACTCGCTCGACTCCTACCTCAAGTCATACGATCCCGCCGTCTGGGGCCGTGCCAAGGTGCCGTCCGGCGACCAGGAGGACGCCCGCAGGGCGGCCCAGGCCCGGCAGGCAGCCCGTATGGTCTTCACCGTGCCGGCTCGTACCACGGTCATCGGCGTGCCCGGCACCGGAGCCGGCATCACCGGCGGCAGCCTCGTGGTGAAGAACGCCGACAACGTGATCATCCGCAACTTGTCCCTCACCGACGTCCGGGACTGCTTCCCGCAGTGGGACCCGACCGACGGCTCCACCGGCAACTGGAACTCCGCCTACGACGCCGTCAGCCTGCGCGGCGCCACCCATGTCTGGGTCGACCACAACAGCTTCTCCGACGCCCCGCACCCGGACGCCGCCAACCCGGTCCGTTTCGGCCGCGAGTACCAGGTCCATGACGGCGCCCTCGACATCACCAACGCCTCCGACCTGGTCACCGTCGGGTACAACACGTTCAGCAACCACGACAAGACGATGCTGATCGGCAGCAGTGACAAGGACACCGGACTGCGGGTGACGCTCCACCACAACGTCTTCCGGGGCATCGTCCAGCGCGCCCCCCTCGCCCGTGTGGGCCGGATCCACCTGTACGACAACTACTACGACACCACGCCGTCGGAGGGCTACGCGCACAGCTACAGCGTCAACTCCCGTGTCGGCGCCCAGGTCGTCGCGCAGAACAACTACTGGAAGCTCTCCTCCGACCGGAAGACCTCCCAACTGCTCACCGGCGACGGCACCGGAGCCATAGCGGGCAGCGGCAACCTCGTCGGCGGCGCCCCCGTGGACCTGGTCGCCGCTCACAACGCCGCCGGCTCGGGGAAGAAGATCAAG comes from Streptomyces virginiae and encodes:
- a CDS encoding GlxA family transcriptional regulator, coding for MPTPHRVVIVAFPGAELLDITGPAEVFSVASRVSEGDFPGYSVQVATEDGAPVATSSGLRIHSDLRLDEVTGRVDTLLVSGAVTHPEGGGVQAVVDPVVTDWLRTAAPRAGRTGSVCAGAHLLAAAGLLDGRTATTHWLTAAQLAAAHPEVDVDPDPIFIRSGPVWTCAGITSGMDMALAMVAEDHGQALALATARMMVMYVKRSGGQSQFSVPLAVRAPADDRIGELRRWITEHPDADLSAEALAQRLSLSTRHFSRLFAQRTGTTPAAYVESARLEAARRLLEEGDAGLPQVAAASGLGSLQTLHRCFRRHLGTTPAEYRRRFR
- a CDS encoding MBL fold metallo-hydrolase, yielding MSGTKIIPIPVLGKHAVNAYLLLGRRPVLVDAGTPGSGRLIHDRIAAHGVDPADLALIVITHGHIDHFGSAAELHRLTGAPVAGHAADLEPFRTGRPLMPYLPTGPMGRLMSRNRKLHVTADPFEPEILISGETDLSDFGLAGRIMPTPGHTAGSVSVLTDDGDLVAGDLVANSFMGLIPGKPANPPFHDDPLGNLTSLRAMLDLGPSRLHVGHGTALDPERVRRWARREQRRLSRLDSRGRLRSRTKS
- a CDS encoding MerR family transcriptional regulator — translated: MTAENPTGPLGGHLDDDDYPAYTMGRAAEMLGTTPGFLRAIGEARLITPLRSEGGHRRYSRYQLRIAARARELVDQGTPVEAACRIVILEDQLEEAQRLNAEYRAAAASSGPPTAV
- a CDS encoding thiamine pyrophosphate-dependent enzyme; translation: MARTVAHVIVDALEELGVQHVFGVVGDALNPLTDAIRTSVGLSWVGCRHEEAAAFAASAQSQLSGTLGVCMGTVGPGSVHLLNGLYDAAKSRTPVLAICGQVPLAEIGSDYFQEVDNDLLFRDVAVHRATVTSPDQMPRLLESAVRAAVTQGGVAVLTIPGDLGDQELSDDRPTRFALDRAVTRPDDPALARAAELLNDAARVTLLVGQGAREARTEVLRTAELLAAPMVLTLKAKEGFEDDNTFQVGQTGLIGNPAAAHALDSGDVLFMLGTDFPYREWYPKDAKVIQVDSREDHLGRRTPVDVGLAGDVGATLRALLPLLKAVPDRAHLDDARKRFLHWQEGQQRLADPAHEHRWTGKLRAVLDNREHAIRPEALAAAVDTYADADAVFTSDTGMATVWLSRFVTMRGDRRLIGSYNLGSMANAMPQALGAQLWAPDRQIVALCGDGGLSMLLGDLMTIKTYGLPVKLVVFDNRRLGMVKLEQEQAGLPEFGTELDNPDFAAVATALGLTGIRVTDPAELHESVRRAFETPGPVLLDVLTNPEEVAVPGKPTVAQGWGFAMAKAKELLPGHEG
- a CDS encoding cold-shock protein; its protein translation is MASGTVKWFNAAKGFGFIEQDGGGADVFAHFSNIAAQGFRELAEGQKVTFDIAQGQKGPTAENIVPA
- a CDS encoding DEAD/DEAH box helicase, producing MNPVRTNNRSARTRGRTGGPAFGSTAGSGRGSRFGSPAPSRSGGSSRSGGPSRSGGYGRRPAAVQGEFALPETITPALPAVEAFADLAMPAELLAALAVQGVTVPFPIQGATLPNSLAGRDVLGRGRTGSGKTLAFGLALLARTVGRRAEPRQPLALILVPTRELAQQVTDALTPYARAVRLRLATVVGGMPIGRQAGALRGGAEVVVATPGRLKDLIDRGDCRLDQVAITVLDEADQMADMGFMPQVTALLDQVRPEGQRMLFSATLDRNVDLLVRRYLSDPVVHSVDPSAGAVTTMEHHVLHVQGADKHRTTTEIAAREGRVIMFLDTKHAVDRLTQDLLNSGVRAAALHGGKSQPQRTRTLAQFKTGHVSVLVATNVAARGIHVDNLDLVVNVDPPTDHKDYLHRGGRTARAGESGSVVTLVTPNQRRDMTRLMAAAGIVPQTTQVRSGEEALTRITGAQAPSGIPVTITAPTPDKPKRGTASRGRRGPASAARRLDVRRAAFNAAAA
- a CDS encoding CBS domain-containing protein, with amino-acid sequence MTLVQTQFRSVRANPAHQAVGDAMEAAWPQVCDDMTVEVALSVMASARTGHLLVCDEDGLCAGLVTPVQLAAVRDGDAYTDRIRLRDVLADRGPSTSPLTTTAEAEHAMRYRRIDALPVVDEQGSALGVLALAR
- a CDS encoding PRC-barrel domain-containing protein, with protein sequence MTEHVWSYKSTSGHLAGSDLIGYKVEAVDGSIGKVDKHSDEVGDAYLVVDTGVWIFGKEVLLPAGTVISIDPEQRTIHVERTKEQIKDSPEFHRDTHLGDPGYREQLALYYGPVGPFGGPFA
- a CDS encoding STAS domain-containing protein; the encoded protein is MAGDLDYDQAPRLRQAVTALSLEPEQCLVLDLSGIRFCDSSGITALIVARNHAVAARADIALAAVPDNTIRILRIVGLDRVFTIHPDVGTATTHRPATGGP